In the genome of Paenibacillus pabuli, one region contains:
- the citZ gene encoding citrate synthase translates to MTATKGLEGIVATTSSISSIVDGVLTYRGYNIDDLAQHASFEEVAYLLWFGKLPTTDELKSLRKSLSDYAPIPSELIAQIQLYPKNMSTMAALRSAVSALALYDEQADEMTAEANENKAVKLQAQLPTIVAAIARIRQGKEPVAPKEGASIAENFLYMMTGEQPAETAVKALDQALVLHADHELNASTFAARVTVATLSDIYSGVTSAIGALKGPLHGGANEAVMKMLNEIGTPDRLEAAIQEKLNNREKIMGFGHRVYKNGDPRAKHLQKMSKELGEMNNDTRLYEMSVKIEELVTGQKGLKPNVDFYSASVYTQLGIEEVLFTPIFAISRVSGWTAHILEQLADNRIIRPRAEYTGPTDQKYVSIELR, encoded by the coding sequence ATGACAGCTACCAAAGGTCTGGAAGGCATCGTTGCAACAACCTCTTCGATCAGCTCCATTGTAGACGGTGTGCTTACATACCGTGGTTACAATATTGACGATCTGGCTCAACATGCAAGCTTTGAAGAAGTTGCCTATTTGCTGTGGTTTGGTAAATTGCCAACTACGGATGAACTGAAGTCCCTTCGCAAAAGCCTGAGCGATTACGCGCCGATTCCGAGCGAGTTGATTGCACAAATCCAATTGTATCCGAAAAACATGAGTACCATGGCAGCACTGCGTTCTGCGGTATCCGCACTGGCTCTCTACGATGAGCAGGCTGACGAGATGACAGCGGAAGCGAATGAAAATAAAGCGGTTAAGCTGCAAGCGCAGTTGCCAACCATTGTGGCAGCCATAGCCCGTATCCGTCAGGGTAAAGAACCTGTGGCTCCAAAAGAAGGCGCTTCCATCGCAGAAAACTTTTTATATATGATGACCGGAGAACAACCAGCCGAGACCGCTGTTAAAGCCCTTGATCAGGCGCTTGTCCTGCATGCGGATCACGAGTTGAACGCTTCTACATTTGCAGCACGTGTAACCGTTGCTACGCTTTCCGATATCTATTCGGGAGTAACTTCTGCGATTGGCGCACTGAAGGGGCCATTGCATGGCGGTGCGAACGAAGCCGTTATGAAAATGCTGAATGAAATTGGTACACCTGATCGTCTGGAGGCGGCTATTCAAGAAAAATTGAACAACCGTGAGAAGATCATGGGCTTTGGACACCGTGTATACAAAAATGGAGATCCACGTGCGAAACATCTGCAAAAGATGTCCAAGGAACTGGGCGAAATGAACAACGATACACGCCTGTATGAAATGTCGGTGAAGATCGAAGAACTGGTGACAGGTCAAAAAGGTCTGAAACCAAATGTAGACTTCTATTCCGCTTCCGTATATACCCAATTGGGTATTGAAGAAGTACTGTTTACACCGATCTTTGCGATTAGCCGTGTATCAGGTTGGACTGCTCACATTCTGGAACAGCTTGCGGATAACCGCATTATTCGTCCGCGTGCCGAGTACACAGGCCCAACAGATCAGAAGTACGTTTCAATCGAACTTCGCTAA
- the icd gene encoding NADP-dependent isocitrate dehydrogenase: protein MKLEKFAHPTEGEKIQIDNGTLQVPNNPIIPFIEGDGTGRDIWKASKRVLDAAVEKAYDGSKKIAWYEVFAGEKAFNTYGEWLPNDTLEAIREYIVAIKGPLTTPIGGGIRSLNVALRQELDLYTCLRPVRYFDGVPSPVKRPELVDMVIFRENTEDIYAGIEYAEGSEEVKKVIQFLQQEMGVNKIRFPETSGIGIKPVSSEGSKRLVRAAVQYAIDHNRKSVTLVHKGNIMKFTEGAFKNWGYEVAEDEFGDKVFTWAQYDIIKEKDGTDAANAAQKAAEDAGKIIVKDAIADIALQQVLTRPGEFDVIATLNLNGDYLSDALAAQVGGIGIAPGANINYVTGHAIFEATHGTAPKYADKDVVNPGSVILSGVMLLEHLGWQEAANLIYKGMETSINNKTVTYDFARLMDGATEVKCSEFADQIIKNL from the coding sequence ATGAAATTAGAAAAATTTGCTCACCCAACTGAAGGCGAAAAAATTCAAATTGATAACGGTACACTGCAAGTACCTAATAACCCGATCATTCCATTTATCGAAGGTGACGGTACAGGCCGTGACATCTGGAAAGCTTCCAAACGTGTATTGGATGCAGCTGTTGAAAAAGCATATGACGGCAGCAAAAAAATCGCATGGTATGAAGTGTTTGCTGGCGAGAAAGCATTCAATACATACGGGGAGTGGCTGCCAAACGATACGCTTGAAGCCATTCGCGAGTATATCGTAGCGATTAAAGGACCACTGACTACACCAATCGGCGGCGGAATTCGTTCCCTGAACGTAGCGCTTCGTCAAGAACTAGATCTGTACACTTGCCTTCGTCCTGTTCGCTACTTCGATGGTGTACCTTCTCCGGTTAAACGCCCTGAGCTGGTAGACATGGTCATTTTCCGTGAGAATACGGAAGATATCTATGCGGGTATTGAATACGCAGAAGGTTCCGAAGAAGTGAAAAAAGTAATCCAATTCCTGCAACAGGAGATGGGTGTTAACAAAATTCGTTTCCCTGAGACATCCGGTATTGGTATTAAACCTGTATCCTCTGAAGGTTCGAAACGTTTGGTACGCGCAGCAGTGCAATATGCGATCGATCACAACCGTAAGAGTGTTACGTTGGTACACAAAGGCAATATCATGAAATTTACCGAAGGTGCCTTCAAAAACTGGGGTTACGAAGTAGCTGAAGATGAGTTTGGCGACAAAGTGTTCACTTGGGCACAATACGATATCATCAAGGAAAAAGACGGCACAGATGCAGCAAATGCAGCTCAAAAAGCTGCTGAAGATGCTGGCAAAATCATCGTGAAAGATGCGATTGCCGATATCGCTCTTCAACAAGTATTGACTCGCCCAGGCGAGTTCGATGTCATTGCAACGTTGAACCTGAACGGTGACTACCTGTCCGATGCACTGGCTGCACAAGTTGGTGGAATTGGTATCGCTCCAGGAGCGAACATCAACTATGTAACTGGACATGCTATCTTCGAAGCTACTCACGGTACTGCACCTAAATATGCTGACAAAGATGTTGTGAACCCTGGTTCCGTTATTCTGTCCGGCGTTATGCTGCTTGAGCACCTGGGATGGCAAGAAGCGGCTAACCTGATCTACAAAGGTATGGAAACATCCATCAACAACAAAACAGTTACTTATGACTTTGCTCGTCTGATGGACGGCGCTACTGAAGTGAAATGTTCTGAATTTGCTGATCAAATCATTAAAAACCTGTAA
- the mdh gene encoding malate dehydrogenase — MTIQRKKITVVGAGFTGATTALMLAQKELGDVILVDIPQLENPTKGKALDMMEASPVQGFDSNIVGTSNYEDAAGSEIVIITAGIARKPGMSRDDLVNTNAGIVKSVCENVKKYCPDSIVIILSNPVDAMTYAAYQTLGFPKNRVIGQSGVLDTARYCTFIAQELNVSVEDVRGFVLGGHGDDMVPLVRYSSVGGIPIDTLIPAERIESIVQRTRVGGGEIVNLLGNGSAYYAPAASLVQMTEAILKDKKRIIPVIAYLEGEYGYNDLFLGVPTILGGNGIEKIFELELTAEEKAGLDKSADSVRNVISVVNL, encoded by the coding sequence GTGACTATTCAGCGCAAAAAAATCACAGTAGTCGGCGCCGGATTTACCGGAGCTACAACGGCTTTGATGCTTGCCCAAAAAGAACTCGGGGATGTTATTCTGGTTGATATTCCACAATTGGAAAACCCGACTAAAGGTAAAGCACTCGATATGATGGAAGCGAGTCCTGTTCAGGGCTTCGACAGCAATATCGTCGGTACTTCCAATTACGAGGATGCTGCAGGTTCGGAGATTGTTATTATTACGGCAGGCATCGCCCGCAAACCGGGAATGAGTCGTGATGATCTGGTCAACACGAATGCAGGAATCGTAAAGTCCGTTTGTGAAAATGTGAAAAAATATTGCCCTGATTCGATCGTCATTATTCTAAGTAACCCGGTAGATGCGATGACTTATGCAGCTTATCAGACACTTGGTTTCCCTAAAAACCGTGTAATCGGTCAATCCGGTGTCCTGGATACTGCGCGTTATTGTACATTCATTGCGCAAGAACTGAATGTATCTGTTGAGGATGTCCGTGGATTCGTCCTCGGCGGCCACGGAGATGATATGGTACCACTCGTTCGTTATTCCAGCGTTGGTGGTATTCCAATCGATACCCTCATCCCGGCAGAACGCATCGAATCGATCGTACAACGCACACGTGTTGGTGGCGGTGAGATCGTAAATCTGCTCGGAAACGGCAGCGCATACTATGCACCTGCAGCTTCATTGGTGCAAATGACTGAAGCCATTTTGAAAGACAAAAAACGAATCATTCCGGTTATTGCTTACCTCGAAGGAGAATATGGCTACAACGACTTGTTCCTTGGTGTGCCAACCATTCTGGGGGGTAACGGGATTGAAAAAATATTCGAACTGGAACTGACAGCTGAAGAAAAAGCGGGACTCGACAAATCTGCGGATTCAGTTCGCAACGTCATTTCAGTCGTGAACCTGTAA
- a CDS encoding histidine kinase N-terminal 7TM domain-containing diguanylate cyclase: MGEHINSYITLVTTSAVLNVFLCLYTYFRRSEIPSSKIFILYTAALSVYTFGYAIELASNTLEQMKFWTVVEYIGMPFSAPLGLMLMMQYTGKRLSKKTSAALFVIPSITLFMVATNDFHHLFYKKVWLRENSSFPLMDIAIGQWYVVHGAFTFACLLCACLILIGQWRHTKKMYRRQLLTLITSQIIPMVAAFVYLLGLTPGGLDPVPVLMCVTSAMYIWAILSSRLLTIVPIAKDSIFESMREGVIVLDSSNRLVDYNKSLREMLPELDLSMVGKYLNDIWLSLAGETFPVEYGREGLQTDLYWQLNGETVCYQVRTSYVHNKEGQAVGTLIMLIDITEQRFLQEQLKQLAYFDGLTKIYNRTQFLHRGREILSNAQLNLQPATFILFDIDHFKRINDTYGHDVGDQAIIHVVSVCNRYLSQEMLFARYGGEEFVIAVPNASLQDGEQLAEKLRVALLNDPLEIQGARIPLTSSFGVAQYNGVADSLESLLRDADTALYESKRNGRNAVFTHAVSLG; the protein is encoded by the coding sequence ATGGGAGAGCACATTAATTCTTATATAACACTTGTAACCACTTCAGCGGTGCTGAATGTTTTTCTATGTTTATATACGTATTTTAGAAGATCTGAAATCCCCAGTTCTAAAATATTCATTCTCTATACCGCAGCTCTGTCCGTGTACACTTTTGGATACGCGATTGAACTCGCCAGCAATACTCTGGAGCAAATGAAATTTTGGACGGTCGTAGAATACATCGGAATGCCTTTCTCTGCCCCTCTTGGGCTGATGCTCATGATGCAATATACGGGTAAAAGGTTATCCAAAAAAACTTCTGCGGCGCTGTTTGTGATCCCTTCCATTACCTTATTCATGGTGGCAACAAATGATTTTCATCATCTTTTCTATAAAAAAGTATGGCTAAGAGAAAACAGTTCCTTCCCCCTAATGGATATTGCCATAGGGCAATGGTACGTCGTTCATGGCGCATTCACCTTTGCCTGTCTATTATGCGCCTGTCTTATTCTCATCGGACAATGGCGACATACCAAAAAGATGTATCGTCGGCAGCTGCTCACACTAATCACTTCACAGATTATTCCGATGGTGGCAGCTTTTGTGTATTTGCTTGGCTTGACCCCAGGTGGTCTGGACCCTGTTCCGGTTCTTATGTGCGTTACATCCGCAATGTATATATGGGCGATTCTATCTTCCCGTTTGCTTACCATCGTGCCAATTGCCAAGGACAGTATCTTTGAGAGCATGCGCGAAGGCGTTATCGTGCTGGATAGTTCCAATCGTCTCGTCGACTACAACAAGTCTCTGCGTGAAATGCTGCCAGAGCTTGATCTCAGCATGGTAGGCAAATATCTGAACGATATTTGGCTGTCGCTTGCCGGGGAGACGTTTCCAGTAGAATATGGCCGAGAAGGTCTGCAAACGGATCTATACTGGCAATTGAACGGTGAGACTGTCTGTTATCAGGTCAGAACCTCCTATGTCCATAACAAAGAAGGACAGGCCGTAGGTACATTGATTATGCTGATTGATATTACAGAACAACGTTTCCTGCAAGAACAATTAAAGCAACTGGCTTATTTCGATGGACTTACCAAAATTTATAACCGTACACAATTCCTGCACAGAGGTCGGGAGATATTGAGCAATGCCCAACTCAACCTTCAGCCTGCAACCTTTATATTATTTGACATTGATCATTTCAAACGAATTAATGACACTTATGGACATGACGTTGGTGATCAGGCCATCATTCATGTGGTCTCTGTATGTAATCGTTATCTGAGCCAGGAGATGTTATTTGCACGTTATGGAGGAGAGGAGTTTGTTATTGCAGTTCCCAATGCATCCCTCCAAGATGGTGAGCAGCTCGCCGAGAAGTTACGCGTGGCTTTGCTGAATGACCCTCTAGAGATACAGGGTGCTCGTATTCCACTGACTTCAAGCTTTGGGGTGGCGCAATATAATGGGGTGGCCGATTCTCTGGAATCTTTGCTGCGTGATGCCGATACGGCACTATATGAGTCTAAGCGTAACGGTCGTAACGCCGTATTTACTCACGCTGTAAGCCTGGGTTAA
- a CDS encoding SDR family oxidoreductase: MSTDTQNKKTMPAQHQDQRPGIESEMHPKPEFEKPEYKAAGKLLDKVALITGGDSGIGRAVAVTYAKEGADVAIVYLSEHGDAEETKRQVEQEGRKCILIAGDIGDAAFAKKSVQQTVDQLGKLDIVVNNAAEQHPQQQLEDITPEQLERTFRTNIFGMFYITQAALPHLKKGSTIINTTSITAYRGNPTLIDYSSTKGAITSFTRSLSMNVVEKGIRVNAVAPGPIWTPLIPSTFDEKKVSEFGATQPMKRPGQPDELAPAYVYLASDDSSYVSGQVMHVNGGEVVNG, encoded by the coding sequence ATGTCAACCGACACACAAAACAAAAAGACGATGCCTGCCCAACATCAGGATCAGCGCCCGGGGATTGAATCGGAGATGCACCCCAAACCAGAATTTGAAAAACCTGAATACAAAGCAGCCGGCAAGTTATTGGATAAGGTTGCTTTGATTACGGGTGGAGATAGTGGAATTGGACGTGCTGTGGCCGTTACATATGCGAAGGAGGGCGCGGATGTAGCGATCGTATACCTGAGTGAACACGGGGATGCAGAAGAGACCAAGCGTCAGGTCGAGCAGGAAGGACGCAAATGTATATTGATTGCAGGTGACATTGGTGACGCTGCCTTTGCCAAGAAATCCGTGCAGCAGACGGTGGATCAACTGGGCAAGCTGGATATTGTCGTAAATAATGCAGCGGAGCAGCATCCCCAGCAGCAGCTGGAAGATATTACTCCAGAACAGTTGGAGCGTACATTCCGGACCAATATTTTTGGCATGTTTTATATTACACAGGCTGCTCTGCCACATCTCAAGAAAGGCAGTACAATCATTAATACAACCTCCATTACCGCATATCGCGGAAATCCGACGTTGATTGATTATTCTTCCACCAAAGGAGCGATCACCTCATTTACACGCTCTTTATCGATGAACGTTGTTGAGAAGGGGATACGTGTAAATGCTGTTGCTCCAGGACCGATCTGGACCCCGCTCATTCCATCCACATTTGATGAGAAAAAAGTGAGCGAATTTGGAGCTACTCAGCCGATGAAGCGTCCCGGACAACCGGATGAATTGGCTCCCGCTTACGTGTATCTCGCTTCGGATGATTCTTCCTACGTGAGCGGACAGGTGATGCACGTCAATGGCGGCGAAGTGGTGAACGGATAA
- a CDS encoding cupin domain-containing protein, giving the protein MKISKQNAAHYVWGGQCDGWHLVQNDTLSIIHERMPAGTFETRHYHSTSRQFFFILSGEACMELNGEEFMLEPHEGIEIAPGMPHQMQNRSGSDVEFLVISQPTTRGDRIELDM; this is encoded by the coding sequence ATGAAAATTAGCAAACAGAATGCGGCACATTATGTATGGGGTGGACAGTGTGATGGTTGGCATCTTGTTCAAAATGATACACTGAGCATCATCCATGAACGCATGCCTGCAGGAACATTTGAAACTCGGCATTATCATTCGACAAGTCGTCAGTTTTTTTTCATACTCAGCGGAGAGGCGTGTATGGAACTTAACGGAGAAGAGTTCATGCTCGAACCTCATGAAGGGATAGAAATTGCACCGGGAATGCCACATCAGATGCAGAATCGGAGCGGATCAGACGTAGAGTTTCTTGTCATTTCACAGCCTACCACTCGTGGTGATCGAATAGAACTGGATATGTAA
- the pnpS gene encoding two-component system histidine kinase PnpS, translating to MRPFRIRLAVIMMVLIGISVIVAGYTMGRVFKTTHITALEQTMVREINLLKATFPFHDASDPRNAATQKYYSERAVELDRLTDSRVTFINKDGTVIGDSESDPNSMDNHLNRQEIKEAAGQNYGQSIRYSATLGQDMLYVALPVNSDQSDMIDLPNGKFDGYIRLSMSLEAVDQGLQQGWILMFFTLGLLFLIVALVSYRVARGLTSPIEHITKVAHRITKLDYDARVEVTRNDEIGQLGLAINGMADSLQMQLKTIRDNEALLQSVLANMTGGIIMVDAGQSIALVNREAERMLGIQAERVTGKPYIELKRHYELTRTIEESVELREPMHEEVSVFNPVEKLIRIDGVPMSEDDGAYRGMLFLLQDVTAIRRLESMRSEFVANVSHELKTPVAAVKGFAETLLSGGVQDKETERSFLQIIYDEGDRLNRLIGDILELSKIESKRAPLQCSPVHVHSFFEMVLGTLSKVAEKKEIRLEMNVPEELYIEADEDKMKQIFINLLSNGINYTPEGGRVKLQVSVEHNEDEEEVVFAVSDTGIGIPKKDLPRIFERFYRVDKGRSRNSGGTGLGLSIVKHLVELHHGKLAVESELGMGTTFRVILPLIQDEEI from the coding sequence ATGAGACCGTTCCGAATTCGCCTTGCCGTCATCATGATGGTGCTGATCGGTATTTCCGTCATTGTGGCGGGTTATACGATGGGCAGAGTTTTTAAGACTACTCACATTACTGCACTGGAGCAAACGATGGTGCGTGAGATCAACTTGCTGAAAGCGACGTTCCCGTTTCATGATGCGTCCGATCCAAGAAATGCAGCGACACAAAAATATTACTCAGAACGTGCTGTCGAGCTGGATCGACTAACGGATTCACGTGTAACCTTTATTAATAAAGACGGAACGGTTATTGGCGACTCGGAGAGCGATCCCAATTCAATGGACAACCATTTGAACCGTCAGGAGATCAAAGAAGCGGCTGGGCAAAATTATGGTCAGTCGATTCGTTATAGCGCAACATTGGGGCAGGACATGCTGTATGTGGCGCTTCCTGTGAATTCGGATCAAAGTGATATGATTGACTTACCAAATGGGAAATTTGATGGTTACATTCGGCTATCCATGAGTCTTGAAGCAGTAGATCAGGGTCTGCAGCAGGGCTGGATTTTGATGTTCTTCACCTTGGGCCTTCTGTTCCTGATTGTGGCATTGGTTAGTTATCGGGTTGCGCGGGGACTGACATCACCCATAGAGCATATTACGAAGGTGGCTCACCGAATCACCAAGTTGGACTATGATGCGAGAGTGGAAGTCACCCGTAATGATGAGATCGGTCAACTGGGGCTTGCCATTAACGGAATGGCAGACAGCCTCCAGATGCAGCTGAAGACGATCAGAGATAATGAGGCGCTGCTGCAAAGCGTGCTTGCCAACATGACAGGCGGCATTATTATGGTTGATGCAGGTCAATCCATTGCGCTGGTTAATCGGGAAGCGGAGCGTATGCTAGGAATACAGGCAGAGCGGGTTACTGGCAAACCCTATATTGAATTAAAGCGACATTATGAGCTGACACGCACCATTGAAGAGAGTGTTGAGCTGCGGGAACCCATGCATGAAGAAGTCAGTGTATTCAATCCGGTCGAAAAATTGATTCGCATTGACGGGGTGCCAATGTCCGAAGATGATGGCGCTTATCGGGGGATGCTCTTCCTCTTACAGGATGTAACGGCAATCCGTAGACTGGAATCGATGCGCAGTGAGTTCGTAGCGAATGTATCTCATGAGCTCAAGACGCCGGTAGCTGCGGTCAAAGGTTTTGCTGAAACACTTCTTAGCGGTGGGGTACAGGACAAAGAGACTGAGCGTTCATTCCTGCAGATTATATATGATGAAGGCGACAGACTGAACCGATTAATCGGAGATATTCTGGAGTTGTCCAAAATCGAGTCCAAACGGGCTCCACTGCAGTGCTCGCCTGTACATGTGCATTCATTCTTCGAGATGGTTCTGGGTACCCTGTCCAAGGTGGCCGAGAAGAAAGAAATTCGGCTGGAGATGAATGTACCTGAAGAATTGTATATTGAAGCGGATGAGGATAAAATGAAGCAGATCTTTATTAATCTTTTATCCAACGGCATTAATTATACCCCCGAGGGTGGTCGTGTAAAATTACAAGTGTCCGTTGAACATAATGAGGACGAAGAAGAGGTTGTATTTGCGGTATCTGACACAGGGATTGGAATTCCGAAGAAAGATTTGCCGCGGATTTTTGAACGCTTCTATCGGGTGGACAAGGGCAGATCCCGTAATTCGGGGGGGACTGGACTAGGACTTTCGATCGTAAAACATCTGGTTGAATTACACCATGGCAAACTGGCTGTAGAGAGCGAACTTGGCATGGGAACAACGTTTCGTGTTATCCTTCCATTAATTCAGGATGAAGAAATCTAG
- a CDS encoding response regulator transcription factor, translating into MAQRLLVIEDEPTLSRLLTYNLTQEGYDVIAEDHGSSGYDRALSQEFDLILLDLMLPGMNGLDILNKLRIQGVSTPVIILTAKNGEAEVVQGLKSGADDYITKPFGVSELLARVDAVLRRYSNGEDLPQPEDKDGSRIILGELEIYPLKYEVTLGGQSISLRPKEFEVLLYLAKKPGVVLTRDDLMNAVWGFDYIGGQRTVDVHVSSLRKKLELDPESVHIDSIRGVGYKLVVKRKTPHHSS; encoded by the coding sequence ATGGCGCAGCGTTTGCTCGTTATTGAAGACGAACCAACATTATCAAGATTGCTTACGTACAACCTGACACAAGAGGGCTATGATGTTATTGCTGAGGATCACGGATCTTCAGGTTATGATCGGGCATTGTCCCAGGAGTTTGATCTTATTCTGCTGGATCTGATGCTCCCTGGAATGAATGGTCTGGATATTCTGAACAAGTTACGAATTCAGGGTGTAAGCACGCCGGTCATTATTCTCACAGCCAAAAACGGTGAAGCCGAAGTTGTACAAGGCTTAAAATCAGGTGCCGATGATTATATTACAAAGCCATTTGGTGTATCCGAATTGCTAGCCCGCGTAGATGCGGTGTTAAGACGTTATTCAAACGGTGAAGATTTGCCGCAGCCAGAGGATAAGGACGGCTCCCGTATTATTTTGGGAGAGCTTGAGATTTACCCTTTGAAGTATGAAGTGACACTGGGCGGACAATCCATAAGTCTTCGTCCCAAAGAGTTCGAGGTGCTGCTTTATCTGGCCAAGAAACCGGGCGTTGTGCTTACGCGGGATGATCTGATGAATGCGGTCTGGGGCTTCGATTATATCGGAGGACAGCGCACGGTCGACGTTCATGTCAGTTCGTTGCGGAAAAAGCTCGAGCTGGACCCGGAGTCGGTTCACATTGATTCGATTCGCGGTGTAGGATATAAATTGGTTGTAAAAAGAAAAACTCCCCATCATTCGAGTTAA
- a CDS encoding methyl-accepting chemotaxis protein has product MPMLLEVKPDQSKEMIHSQQEQAIAPIGEQKDEEEVVATKEHAISLRDYCRQIPVVGVHTTCGEAASLLNQDQEYPCIVLCDEGMQPSGLLMRETLYRMLNGRFAADLFYRKPVVHAADSSPVIVDVHAEATEIIDIALARSEQYFYDCLIVTEEDRLLGVLTMRDVMSLSRKLQHVASEERVHIITQSRQEITRINDSVTKLVQAAQKTGEEASQIMQLSERGASSLSQVDASYNRVYQHMEGQQKHADDMLSSIDTGSGMARSIRSLADQSGLLAMNASIEAAHAGEYGRGFQVVAGEIRILAKQTREVAGNMSSLLDDIGELTRQTVELVRASAAEIDSSSVHVNEGGAAFKQLKTAVAGMSHIAEDIALEGKTAGEMAEHIRERLEEMVQADD; this is encoded by the coding sequence ATGCCCATGTTGCTCGAAGTGAAGCCCGACCAGTCCAAAGAAATGATACATTCGCAGCAAGAACAAGCCATTGCTCCCATTGGAGAACAAAAAGATGAAGAAGAAGTTGTGGCCACCAAAGAACATGCAATTTCTTTAAGGGACTATTGTCGTCAAATACCTGTAGTTGGCGTTCATACGACCTGTGGGGAAGCGGCAAGCCTGTTGAATCAGGATCAGGAGTACCCTTGTATTGTATTATGTGATGAGGGCATGCAGCCTTCAGGTTTGTTAATGAGAGAGACGTTATACCGGATGCTGAATGGACGCTTTGCGGCAGATCTTTTCTATCGGAAGCCGGTTGTACATGCAGCGGACTCTTCTCCAGTCATTGTCGATGTGCACGCAGAAGCGACCGAGATTATTGATATCGCTCTGGCTCGCAGCGAGCAATATTTCTACGATTGTTTGATCGTTACGGAAGAAGACCGATTGCTGGGTGTGCTGACGATGAGGGATGTCATGTCCCTTTCCCGTAAGTTGCAGCATGTCGCTTCGGAAGAACGTGTACATATTATTACACAGAGCAGACAGGAAATAACGAGAATTAACGACTCGGTCACCAAACTGGTTCAAGCAGCTCAAAAGACGGGGGAAGAAGCATCACAGATCATGCAGTTGTCTGAACGGGGAGCGAGCAGTCTCAGTCAGGTTGACGCTTCATATAACCGTGTATATCAGCATATGGAGGGTCAGCAGAAGCACGCTGATGACATGCTGAGCTCCATCGACACGGGTTCCGGGATGGCACGCTCCATTCGTTCATTGGCTGACCAAAGTGGGCTACTCGCGATGAATGCTTCCATTGAAGCAGCGCATGCGGGAGAGTACGGACGGGGCTTCCAGGTCGTGGCTGGAGAGATTCGCATACTTGCCAAGCAAACCCGTGAGGTAGCGGGAAATATGTCCTCTTTGCTGGATGACATTGGGGAATTGACCAGACAGACAGTAGAACTGGTGAGAGCAAGCGCGGCAGAGATTGACAGCAGCTCCGTTCATGTAAACGAGGGAGGAGCTGCGTTCAAACAGCTGAAAACGGCTGTAGCGGGCATGTCCCA